Proteins from a genomic interval of Papaver somniferum cultivar HN1 chromosome 4, ASM357369v1, whole genome shotgun sequence:
- the LOC113271715 gene encoding protein DMR6-LIKE OXYGENASE 2-like — MLYHPWLPVLLLLPNSLLNNFSVFYHPSMASSTPALPSPSKVLLGDIITTTSGVPPNYIRPVSERPNLTQVQSSEDSSIPLIDLQDLDGPDHSKLIKQIGHACQYDGFFQVSNHGVPEIIIEKMLQVGKEFFTLPESERMKCYSADTSKTTRLSTSFNVTNEKTANWRDFLRLHCYPLEDYIDEWPANPPSFRNDVAEYCTSVRGLTLKLLGAISESLGLKRDYIEMVLSNHGQHMAINYYPPCPEPELTYGLPGHTDPNAITVLLQDDVPGLQVLKDGKWIAVHPIPNTFIINIGDQIQAISNDKYKSVLHRAVVNCDKERFSIPIFCCPSKEAVIGPASQLVDDEHPSLYKDFTYSELFGKFWTQKLGNESTLDFFKTTTSNNYQNQR; from the exons ATGCTATATCATCCATGGCTCCCAGTTCTACTTCTTTTGCCTAATTCTCTTCTTAATAACTTCTCTGTATTCTATCATCCATCCATGGCTTCTAGCACTCCGGCCTTACCATCACCTTCAAAAGTACTTCTAGGTGACATAATTACAACCACGAGTGGTGTTCCGCCGAATTACATAAGACCCGTTTCCGAACGTCCAAATCTCACTCAAGTTCAATCATCTGAAGATTCATCAATCCCTCTCATAGATTTACAAGATCTTGATGGTCCAGACCATTCTAAGTTAATCAAGCAAATTGGCCATGCATGTCAGTATGATGGCTTCTTTCAG GTAAGTAATCATGGAGTGCCAGAGATAATTATCGAGAAGATGTTGCAAGTAGGGAAGGAGTTCTTCACGTTGCCAGAGAGTGAAAGAATGAAGTGTTATTCGGCTGATACATCGAAAACAACTCGACTGTCAACCAGCTTTAATGTCACGAATGAAAAGACCGCGAATTGGAGAGACTTCCTGAGACTTCATTGTTATCCTCTTGAAGATTATATCGACGAGTGGCCAGCTAATCCTCCATCATTCAG GAATGATGTGGCGGAGTACTGTACGAGTGTTCGCGGCTTAACATTAAAATTACTAGGAGCTATTTCAGAGAGTTTAGGTCTTAAGAGAGATTACATAGAAATGGTACTTAGTAACCATGGGCAACATATGGCTATAAATTATTATCCCCCATGTCCTGAACCTGAACTTACGTATGGACTTCCTGGTCATACTGATCCGAACGCCATCACTGTTCTCCTTCAAGACGATGTTCCTGGATTACAAGTTCTTAAAGATGGGAAATGGATCGCTGTTCATCCGATACCTAACACGTTTATCATTAATATTGGTGATCAAATACAG GCTATTAGCAACGACAAGTACAAAAGCGTTCTTCACCGAGCCGTTGTAAACTGCGATAAAGAGAGATTCTCTATCCCAATTTTTTGTTGTCCGTCCAAGGAAGCTGTGATTGGACCGGCTTCTCAATTGGTTGATGACGAGCATCCCTCTCTATATAAGGATTTCACTTATAGCgaactttttggaaaattttggacTCAGAAATTGGGAAACGAAAGTACTTTAGATTTTTTTAAGACTACAACTTCTAATAATTATCAAAACCAAAGGTGA